A genomic window from Archaeoglobus profundus DSM 5631 includes:
- a CDS encoding DNA polymerase II large subunit produces MQLKLTDFITGDQKKEESKPVRDECPILLNEIKEYHATLLKELERAYEIAKKARSKLLDPYPNVEIPIAKNMAERVEKLMGINGLAKRIVELEEEGLSREEICFKIAEEIVEGKFGKFDRETALDKAVRVAVAIQTEGVVAAPIEGIAKIKIDKNDDGTEFLKIYYAGPIRSAGGTAQVVSVLVGDYVRRKLGLDRYKPTREEILRYCEEIPLYKKVANLQYLPSDAEIRLIVENCPVCIDGEPTEDVEVSGYRDLPRVETNRVRGGMCLVIAEGIALKAPKLKKMVDKLKIDGWDWLDKLINKEFEQEEEVVKFTDATYQPKSEEEEEVESIEKEKEENQEIKPKDKYLSDIVAGRPVFSHPSRKGGFRLRYGRARNSGFATVGINPATMVIADGFIAIGTQLKVERPGKAGGVVPVTTIEGPTVKLKNGDVVKINDYKTALALKDEVEEIIDLGEILINYGDFLENNHPLMPASYCYEWWIQEVRRKGINGDFRKISEDEALRLCDEYGVPLHPDYTYLWHDISVEDYFYLRDFVSGGKIDGKMLVLDYDDRAKRILEDLLVEHKVRNNKIVIEKWKVLVRCLGLTFDLRKVDIKAEGNILDIVRKLSGLDVRAKAPTRIGARMGRPEKAKERRMSPPPHILFPLGLAGGKQRNIKEAINCTSNGVRGEIEVEIALRRCKECGKEGFWLKCKCGGVTEQIYYCPRCRIKCGSEVCPNCKGEAKPYLKRKINIREFYEEALKNLNEWDSFDVIKGVIGMTSKWKIPERLEKGILRAKHGVFVFKDGTIRYDMTDLPLTHFKPKEIGVSVERLKELGYRHDYMGNELKNDDQIVELKPQDIVISKSCAEYLVRVAKFIDDLLVKFYGLEPYYKVEKPEDLIGHLVIGLAPHTSAGVLGRIIGFVDMNACYAHPYFHAAKRRNCDGDEDSVMLLLDGLLNFSRYFLPDKRGGQMDAPLVLTAIVDPREVDKEVHNMDIVPEYPLEFYEATLRYADPKEVSIRRVEDVLPTDFRFCCLKFTHDTDIALGVKESAYKSLKTMQDKVKAQMSLAEKIRAVDEHDVAERVLTSHFLPDIIGNLRAFSRQEFRCVNCNTKYRRPPLTGKCTKCGGKLTLTVHNSSITKYLGVSKELCERYNVSEYTKQRLRLIELEIKSLFESDVRKQVTLF; encoded by the coding sequence ATGCAACTCAAGCTTACCGATTTTATAACGGGTGATCAGAAAAAGGAGGAGTCAAAGCCCGTTAGAGATGAATGCCCTATCCTACTCAATGAAATTAAGGAATATCATGCTACTCTCCTCAAGGAGTTGGAAAGAGCCTACGAGATTGCAAAAAAAGCTAGATCAAAGCTTCTCGATCCATACCCTAATGTTGAGATTCCAATTGCAAAGAACATGGCTGAGAGAGTCGAAAAGTTGATGGGAATAAATGGTTTAGCTAAGAGGATTGTTGAGCTTGAAGAAGAGGGCTTAAGCAGAGAGGAGATATGCTTTAAGATTGCTGAGGAGATAGTTGAAGGTAAATTCGGGAAGTTCGATAGAGAAACGGCATTAGATAAGGCTGTAAGGGTAGCTGTTGCAATTCAAACTGAGGGAGTTGTTGCGGCACCGATTGAAGGAATAGCTAAGATTAAGATTGATAAAAACGATGATGGAACTGAATTTCTGAAAATTTACTATGCTGGACCGATAAGAAGTGCTGGTGGAACTGCTCAAGTAGTTTCGGTTTTGGTTGGTGACTACGTAAGAAGAAAGCTCGGATTGGATAGGTACAAGCCTACGAGGGAGGAGATTTTGAGGTATTGCGAAGAGATTCCACTATACAAGAAGGTTGCAAACCTCCAATACCTGCCGAGCGATGCTGAAATCAGGCTGATAGTTGAAAACTGTCCTGTTTGCATAGACGGTGAACCTACGGAGGATGTGGAAGTTTCCGGTTACAGAGACTTGCCAAGAGTTGAAACAAATAGAGTAAGGGGTGGAATGTGTCTTGTCATAGCTGAAGGAATTGCTCTGAAAGCTCCCAAGCTTAAGAAGATGGTAGATAAGCTCAAGATAGACGGCTGGGACTGGCTTGATAAGTTAATCAATAAGGAATTTGAGCAGGAAGAGGAGGTTGTCAAATTCACGGATGCAACGTATCAGCCCAAAAGCGAAGAAGAGGAAGAGGTGGAAAGTATAGAGAAAGAGAAGGAGGAAAACCAGGAGATCAAGCCAAAGGACAAGTACCTTTCGGATATAGTCGCTGGAAGGCCCGTTTTCAGCCATCCTTCGAGGAAAGGTGGATTTAGATTGAGATACGGGAGGGCAAGAAACTCAGGATTTGCTACTGTGGGTATAAACCCTGCAACCATGGTCATAGCCGATGGTTTCATTGCAATAGGAACACAGCTCAAGGTTGAAAGACCGGGAAAGGCTGGAGGAGTTGTTCCAGTAACAACTATAGAAGGCCCAACAGTTAAGCTGAAGAACGGAGACGTTGTTAAGATAAACGACTACAAAACAGCCCTAGCTCTGAAGGATGAGGTAGAGGAAATAATAGACTTGGGTGAAATCCTGATAAACTACGGCGATTTTTTGGAGAACAATCATCCTCTAATGCCAGCAAGCTACTGCTACGAGTGGTGGATTCAGGAAGTAAGGAGAAAGGGAATCAATGGAGATTTTAGGAAGATAAGCGAGGATGAAGCTTTGAGATTGTGCGATGAATACGGCGTTCCCCTGCATCCAGATTACACATACCTCTGGCACGACATAAGCGTTGAAGATTACTTCTACTTAAGAGATTTTGTTTCTGGTGGCAAAATAGACGGTAAAATGCTCGTCTTGGATTACGATGACAGAGCCAAGAGAATCTTGGAAGATCTGCTCGTAGAGCATAAGGTGAGAAATAATAAAATTGTAATCGAGAAATGGAAAGTTTTGGTTAGATGTTTAGGTTTAACCTTCGATTTAAGGAAGGTTGATATCAAGGCTGAAGGGAATATACTCGATATAGTCAGAAAGCTCTCGGGCTTGGATGTCAGGGCTAAAGCTCCTACAAGGATTGGAGCGAGAATGGGAAGGCCAGAGAAAGCTAAGGAAAGGAGGATGAGCCCTCCGCCACATATTCTCTTTCCACTTGGTTTAGCGGGGGGAAAGCAGAGGAACATAAAGGAAGCGATAAACTGCACGTCCAATGGAGTAAGAGGGGAAATAGAGGTTGAAATAGCTTTGAGAAGGTGTAAGGAGTGTGGGAAGGAAGGATTCTGGCTCAAGTGTAAGTGTGGTGGTGTAACCGAGCAGATCTACTACTGTCCGAGATGTAGGATCAAATGTGGGAGCGAGGTTTGTCCGAATTGCAAGGGTGAAGCGAAACCTTATCTGAAGAGGAAAATTAACATCCGGGAGTTTTACGAGGAAGCTTTGAAGAACCTTAACGAGTGGGACAGCTTTGATGTCATAAAGGGAGTTATAGGAATGACTTCAAAGTGGAAGATCCCTGAGAGGTTGGAAAAGGGAATTCTAAGAGCAAAACATGGTGTTTTCGTTTTCAAAGATGGTACAATTCGTTACGACATGACAGATTTACCTCTAACGCATTTCAAACCTAAGGAGATAGGGGTGAGCGTTGAAAGGTTGAAAGAGTTAGGTTATAGGCACGATTATATGGGTAACGAGCTTAAGAATGATGACCAGATTGTTGAGCTTAAACCGCAGGATATCGTAATTTCGAAGAGTTGTGCCGAGTATCTTGTGAGGGTTGCCAAGTTTATAGACGATCTTCTTGTAAAGTTCTACGGTTTGGAGCCATATTACAAGGTCGAAAAGCCTGAAGATTTGATTGGTCATCTAGTGATTGGTCTGGCTCCTCATACCTCAGCTGGTGTTTTGGGCAGGATTATTGGTTTTGTGGACATGAATGCCTGCTATGCCCATCCTTACTTCCATGCGGCAAAGAGGAGAAACTGCGACGGCGATGAAGATTCTGTCATGCTCCTTTTGGACGGATTGCTAAACTTCTCACGCTACTTCCTGCCAGATAAGAGAGGAGGCCAGATGGATGCTCCTCTCGTCCTAACAGCGATAGTTGATCCAAGAGAGGTGGACAAAGAGGTGCACAACATGGACATAGTCCCAGAATATCCGCTAGAGTTTTATGAAGCTACTTTACGCTACGCTGATCCAAAGGAGGTTTCCATTAGAAGAGTTGAAGACGTACTTCCAACCGATTTCCGCTTCTGCTGTCTAAAATTTACGCACGACACCGACATAGCTTTGGGTGTCAAGGAAAGTGCTTACAAATCTCTAAAGACAATGCAGGATAAGGTAAAGGCTCAGATGAGTTTAGCTGAAAAGATAAGGGCTGTTGACGAGCACGATGTGGCTGAAAGAGTTCTAACAAGCCATTTCCTTCCAGACATAATCGGAAATCTTAGGGCTTTCTCGAGGCAGGAGTTCAGGTGTGTAAACTGCAATACGAAGTATAGAAGACCGCCCTTAACCGGTAAGTGCACAAAATGCGGTGGCAAGCTAACTCTGACAGTTCACAATAGCTCGATAACTAAGTATTTAGGTGTTTCAAAGGAACTTTGCGAGAGATACAACGTTTCTGAATACACCAAGCAGAGATTGAGGCTGATAGAGCTTGAGATTAAGTCGCTGTTTGAGAGCGATGTAAGAAAGCAGGTTACCCTGTTCTAA